From a single Pseudomonadota bacterium genomic region:
- a CDS encoding ABC transporter ATP-binding protein — translation MQLTIHNLSRRLGDRNVLDDVSLSLTAGHIACLLGASGCGKTTLLRCVAGFETLDAGHIELNGETVATVHSQLAPHARQVGMVFQDHALFPHLSIAQNVAFGLHTHTKAAAAKRVSEVLEWVGLSTLGERFPHQLSGGQQQRAALARALAPQPRLLLLDEPFASLDRALRYRLVHDVGQILRASGTTALWVTHDPREALQAADVLGVMNAGRIAQWDAPARLFEQPTSIDVARTLGDCAVLEGRLRAGNVAQTAIGDLPLLTAPASENTHVNVLVRPEQLSLVPMNAGAGHLASAQAQVRDVWYHGHQSIAKAVLSGGEEVRVRVHGGDVPEGPQALVWIGSHTIAFLP, via the coding sequence ATGCAGCTTACGATTCATAATTTGTCGCGACGCTTGGGCGATCGCAATGTGCTGGATGACGTGAGTTTGTCGTTAACTGCCGGACACATTGCGTGCCTGCTCGGCGCAAGTGGTTGTGGCAAGACCACGTTGCTTCGCTGCGTTGCCGGATTCGAAACGCTCGACGCCGGTCACATTGAGCTCAATGGCGAGACCGTCGCTACCGTCCACTCACAGTTAGCACCACATGCCCGACAGGTTGGGATGGTGTTTCAAGATCACGCGCTGTTTCCCCATTTGTCGATCGCGCAAAACGTGGCGTTCGGCCTTCACACGCACACAAAAGCCGCCGCGGCGAAGCGTGTCAGCGAGGTGCTCGAGTGGGTGGGGCTCAGCACGCTCGGCGAGCGGTTCCCTCACCAGCTTTCCGGCGGCCAGCAGCAGCGCGCGGCGTTGGCGCGTGCACTGGCGCCGCAGCCGCGATTGCTGTTGCTCGATGAACCCTTTGCCAGTTTGGACCGCGCACTGCGTTACCGGCTCGTGCACGACGTTGGTCAGATACTGCGCGCCAGTGGCACCACCGCACTGTGGGTGACGCACGATCCTCGCGAAGCACTGCAGGCGGCGGACGTGCTCGGCGTGATGAATGCCGGTCGTATTGCGCAATGGGACGCGCCCGCGCGACTGTTTGAACAGCCGACGTCGATCGACGTGGCGAGAACACTGGGTGATTGTGCGGTGCTCGAGGGACGTTTGCGCGCGGGCAATGTGGCCCAGACCGCCATTGGTGACCTGCCGCTGTTGACTGCACCGGCCAGCGAGAACACACACGTCAACGTGTTGGTTCGCCCAGAGCAGCTGAGTCTTGTGCCGATGAATGCCGGCGCCGGACACCTCGCCTCGGCACAAGCCCAGGTGCGGGATGTGTGGTACCACGGCCATCAAAGCATCGCCAAAGCTGTCCTGTCGGGTGGGGAAGAGGTGCGTGTTCGAGTGCATGGAGGAGATGTGCCGGAAGGACCGCAGGCACTGGTTTGGATCGGCTCCCATACCATCGCCTTTTTACCATAA